In Brevibacillus brevis, a genomic segment contains:
- a CDS encoding ABC transporter permease, producing the protein MKKLNITGLITFLVLLLVNLPFLVIIPSSFTAAGYLAFPPEGFSWQWYTMILDRPEFIDSFWTSLKLAAITAVLATFLGTLAAFALSKYKFKGSGAINALMLSPLTVPSLIIGISALLFFTRIGIAGTFTGLLLAHILISIPYVVRLVLTGLSSFDYTLEKAGYMLGAHPFRVFWDITLPLLRPAIVSGMIFSFLTSFDNVTVSLFLVAPDTTTLPLAIFTYMQETLDPLVASISSVVILLSLVFIVLLEKVYGLERLFGLNSQSH; encoded by the coding sequence ATGAAAAAGCTGAATATCACGGGACTCATTACCTTTTTGGTGCTGCTTCTGGTCAATCTGCCGTTTTTGGTGATCATCCCCAGTTCGTTTACGGCTGCCGGCTATCTGGCTTTCCCGCCGGAAGGCTTTTCCTGGCAGTGGTATACGATGATTTTGGACAGGCCGGAGTTTATCGACTCGTTCTGGACGAGCCTCAAGCTGGCGGCGATCACGGCTGTGCTGGCGACGTTTTTGGGCACGCTCGCGGCGTTTGCCCTGTCCAAGTACAAATTTAAAGGGAGCGGCGCCATCAATGCTTTGATGCTGTCTCCACTCACGGTCCCGTCCTTGATCATCGGGATTTCGGCCCTGTTGTTCTTTACGCGGATCGGCATCGCCGGGACGTTTACCGGGCTTTTGCTCGCCCATATTTTGATTTCCATACCGTACGTGGTGCGGCTGGTCTTGACCGGACTCAGCTCGTTTGACTACACGCTGGAAAAGGCGGGGTATATGCTGGGGGCGCATCCGTTTCGCGTGTTTTGGGACATCACATTGCCCCTGCTGCGACCGGCGATCGTATCCGGGATGATCTTTTCGTTTTTGACGTCGTTTGACAACGTGACGGTTTCGCTCTTTTTAGTGGCGCCGGACACAACCACACTGCCGCTCGCGATCTTCACCTACATGCAGGAAACGCTGGACCCGCTGGTCGCTTCCATCTCGTCCGTCGTCATCCTGCTCAGCCTGGTGTTTATCGTCCTGCTGGAAAAAGTGTACGGGCTGGAGCGCCTGTTCGGGCTCAACTCCCAATCCCACTAA
- a CDS encoding ABC transporter ATP-binding protein — MAKVIDVELRGIMKTFQNNVVVQDFNLQVEQGEFISFLGPSGCGKTTTLNMIAGFLDPDGGDLLIKGQRMNGVPPYKRELGMVFQTYSLFPHMTVAENIAYGLKLRKVSKTEMQERVKRVLDLVKLPNVADRYPKQLSGGQRQRIAIARALVIEPSLLLLDEPLSNLDAKLREELRDELKRLHQEIGVTTIFVTHDQEEALSLSDRIVVLNHGFVEQIGTPLEIYNQPASEFVHTFIGKTNRMEGEIVGLEGDRLTIRTTEGMIIHAGKQQRPFALGQKAIVFVRPEKIVLTDIAAGDYINQVEGRLQLASFLGSYTECEVRAGGHTLAVKVQMSDKAAQREPGASLFCSWNAEDVLVMPAERG, encoded by the coding sequence GTGGCCAAGGTGATTGACGTCGAACTGCGCGGCATCATGAAAACGTTTCAAAACAATGTCGTGGTTCAGGACTTCAACCTGCAGGTGGAGCAAGGCGAGTTCATTTCCTTCCTGGGACCGTCCGGTTGCGGGAAAACTACGACCCTGAACATGATCGCGGGCTTTCTCGATCCGGATGGCGGCGACCTGCTGATCAAGGGGCAGCGCATGAACGGCGTGCCTCCTTACAAACGGGAGCTGGGGATGGTGTTCCAGACCTACTCCCTCTTCCCGCACATGACGGTGGCGGAGAACATCGCATACGGCTTGAAGCTGAGAAAAGTAAGCAAAACGGAAATGCAGGAGCGCGTCAAACGCGTGCTTGATCTGGTCAAGCTGCCGAATGTAGCGGACCGTTACCCGAAGCAGCTATCCGGCGGCCAGCGCCAACGGATCGCGATCGCAAGGGCTTTGGTAATCGAGCCTTCCCTGCTGCTTTTGGACGAGCCGCTCAGCAACCTCGACGCCAAGCTGCGCGAGGAACTGCGCGACGAGCTCAAGCGGCTCCATCAGGAAATCGGGGTCACGACGATCTTCGTCACACACGATCAGGAAGAAGCGCTGTCCTTGTCCGACCGGATCGTGGTGTTGAACCACGGTTTTGTGGAGCAGATCGGCACGCCGCTGGAAATCTACAATCAGCCGGCCTCGGAGTTCGTCCATACGTTCATCGGCAAGACGAACCGGATGGAGGGCGAAATCGTCGGGCTGGAAGGCGATCGACTGACCATTCGCACAACAGAAGGAATGATCATCCATGCGGGCAAGCAGCAGCGCCCGTTCGCGTTGGGACAAAAGGCAATCGTGTTCGTTCGGCCAGAAAAAATCGTGCTCACGGATATTGCCGCCGGCGACTACATCAATCAGGTGGAAGGCCGACTGCAGCTGGCGTCCTTCCTCGGCTCCTACACGGAGTGCGAGGTGCGGGCGGGTGGACACACGCTGGCCGTCAAGGTGCAGATGAGCGACAAAGCGGCGCAGCGTGAACCGGGAGCCAGCCTGTTTTGCAGCTGGAATGCGGAAGACGTGCTGGTCATGCCGGCAGAGAGGGGATGA
- a CDS encoding ABC transporter ATP-binding protein: MNQPLLEVKELKIHFHTERGTITAVDGISFHVEEGEILGVVGESGCGKSVTSQAILRLFDEKHTVQYDGEIYFKGKDLLQLSTDAMQQIRGNDISMVFQDPLSSLNPVYTIGYQIAESILLHQKVSKKAAYEKAVDLLRMTGIPAPEKRVHEYPHQLSGGMRQRAMIAMTLACQPKLLIADEPTTALDVTIQAQILDLMLELNRDHQMGIIFITHDLGVVAEICTRVVVMYLGQIVEEADVDTLFAKPRHPYTRGLMKSIPQLDGDRSQKLHVIEGMVPSLDNIPVGCRFAPRCPHADGLCSEHPPEYREYAAGHKVRCWHAEKIAQEEERSHVS, encoded by the coding sequence GTGAATCAACCTCTCTTGGAAGTGAAAGAGCTCAAAATCCATTTTCATACCGAACGCGGCACCATCACAGCGGTCGACGGCATTTCGTTTCATGTGGAAGAAGGAGAAATCCTTGGGGTCGTGGGGGAGTCGGGCTGCGGAAAAAGTGTGACATCCCAGGCCATTCTTCGATTGTTTGACGAAAAGCATACCGTACAGTACGACGGAGAGATTTATTTTAAGGGAAAGGATCTTCTTCAGCTTTCTACGGATGCCATGCAGCAAATCCGGGGGAATGACATATCCATGGTGTTTCAGGATCCGCTAAGCTCCCTGAACCCAGTCTATACGATCGGCTACCAGATCGCCGAATCCATCCTGCTGCATCAGAAGGTCTCGAAAAAAGCGGCTTATGAAAAGGCGGTCGATCTGCTGCGCATGACAGGAATCCCCGCCCCTGAAAAGCGTGTGCATGAATATCCCCACCAGCTGTCGGGAGGCATGCGCCAGCGGGCGATGATCGCGATGACGCTAGCCTGTCAGCCAAAGCTGCTGATCGCAGATGAACCGACGACGGCTCTCGATGTCACCATTCAAGCCCAGATCCTGGACTTGATGCTGGAATTGAACCGCGATCACCAGATGGGCATCATTTTTATCACACACGATCTCGGGGTGGTAGCGGAGATTTGTACCCGCGTGGTGGTGATGTATCTGGGTCAAATCGTGGAGGAGGCGGATGTGGATACGCTGTTTGCAAAGCCGCGCCACCCGTATACCAGGGGCCTCATGAAATCCATCCCGCAACTGGACGGAGATCGGTCGCAAAAACTGCACGTCATCGAAGGGATGGTGCCATCTTTGGACAATATCCCTGTCGGATGCCGCTTTGCTCCCCGATGCCCTCATGCCGATGGCTTGTGCAGCGAACATCCCCCCGAATACAGGGAGTACGCAGCCGGCCACAAGGTCAGGTGCTGGCACGCCGAAAAAATCGCGCAGGAAGAGGAGAGAAGCCATGTCTCTTGA
- a CDS encoding ABC transporter permease, with translation MSKRLSITLLTAPAMIVLLGVFLIPMLLMLLLSFQDENQAFSLENYSLFVQDPFYLQILWRTIRVSLWTVLATLVLGYPVAMYMAQATGKMRGIVTMLILAPHLISVVIRNFGWVVVLGEKGWINEMLLALGIIEQPLRLLYNELGVVIGLTDSFIAYMVLALATSMYAIDPSLNKAAAILGASRVRTFFSVTLPLSLPGIVAGTTLVFSLSMSAFVTPALMGGTSVKVMPVIAYEQIMSTLNWPLGAALSFLLLASTIVLVTLYTKLVETKRYKEVFAS, from the coding sequence ATGAGCAAACGTCTCTCGATTACACTGCTGACGGCGCCTGCCATGATTGTTCTGCTGGGTGTCTTTCTCATCCCGATGCTGCTGATGCTGCTGCTCAGCTTCCAGGATGAAAATCAGGCTTTTTCGCTGGAGAATTACTCGCTGTTCGTGCAAGATCCGTTTTATCTGCAAATTTTGTGGCGGACGATCCGCGTCAGCCTGTGGACGGTGCTCGCCACACTGGTGCTGGGCTATCCGGTCGCGATGTACATGGCGCAAGCGACGGGCAAAATGCGCGGCATCGTGACTATGCTCATCCTGGCACCCCATCTGATCAGCGTGGTCATCCGCAACTTCGGCTGGGTGGTCGTGCTGGGGGAAAAGGGCTGGATCAACGAGATGCTTCTTGCGCTCGGCATCATCGAGCAGCCGCTGCGCCTGTTGTACAACGAGCTGGGTGTGGTGATCGGCTTGACCGACTCGTTCATCGCCTACATGGTGCTGGCACTGGCGACGAGCATGTACGCCATCGATCCGTCGCTGAACAAGGCGGCAGCCATTCTCGGCGCATCGCGGGTGCGCACATTCTTTAGCGTGACGCTGCCGCTGAGTCTGCCGGGGATCGTCGCGGGCACGACGCTGGTGTTCAGTCTGTCGATGAGCGCCTTTGTGACGCCGGCCTTGATGGGCGGCACCTCCGTCAAAGTGATGCCTGTCATTGCCTACGAGCAAATCATGTCGACGTTGAACTGGCCGCTGGGTGCCGCGCTCTCCTTCCTGCTGCTCGCCAGTACGATCGTGCTGGTCACGCTGTATACCAAGCTGGTGGAAACGAAGAGGTACAAAGAGGTGTTTGCGTCATGA
- a CDS encoding AzlD domain-containing protein translates to MNDKILLYIGLMALITYLTRFPMLLFSSRWDIPAWLKRGLAMVPVGVFSSMTIPTILFHAPGGSWNPEYLGAGLVSLGVGLWKKQIVWALFAGVVTIALWRQVVQWM, encoded by the coding sequence GTGAACGATAAGATCCTGCTTTATATCGGACTGATGGCATTGATTACGTATCTGACCCGTTTCCCCATGCTGCTGTTCAGCTCCCGATGGGACATTCCCGCGTGGCTCAAACGGGGGCTGGCAATGGTGCCCGTCGGAGTATTCAGCTCGATGACGATCCCGACGATCCTGTTCCACGCGCCTGGCGGGTCGTGGAACCCGGAATACCTGGGCGCAGGCCTGGTCTCGCTCGGGGTCGGCTTGTGGAAAAAACAGATCGTCTGGGCTTTGTTTGCCGGAGTCGTCACGATTGCACTGTGGCGGCAAGTGGTCCAGTGGATGTAA
- a CDS encoding ABC transporter substrate-binding protein: MKKKTLSVLSIFALTGSLLAGCGSPAPQSSAPAQNAGSKEGGQAEAQVQLEDALVVAGNGATVEKLMKDEIFKKFNEKYPNVKLTYVSGVSTEIVAKVKAQQNAPQIDLTIVEGGEQEKGRQEGLWDTVSAADIPNMKNVPDDLKIKDDSGVVVNFTPMGISYNSELVKEKNLPVPKSWNDLAKPEVKGNITMTDVASNFGRSTMIMLAYANGGSEKNIEPGFEKLGTIAGYMPTFAKSAAQLQQNLQNKSAAYTTWTMARSLTQKETGLPIEFVFPEEGGNIVPNVATLVKGAKHPQAAKAFVDFLLTDDVQTMYATKLYYNPATPVKLPDDVAKTLEFDRSKVVNFDYEVLSKETSNWLDRFNKEIAPKTGK, translated from the coding sequence GTGAAGAAAAAGACATTATCCGTGCTCTCCATTTTCGCTTTGACCGGTTCTTTGCTCGCGGGCTGTGGCTCGCCTGCACCGCAATCGTCGGCTCCGGCCCAAAATGCCGGCTCCAAAGAAGGGGGACAGGCAGAGGCGCAGGTGCAGCTGGAAGACGCGCTCGTCGTCGCCGGGAATGGCGCAACCGTAGAAAAGCTGATGAAAGATGAGATCTTCAAAAAGTTCAATGAAAAATATCCGAATGTGAAGCTGACCTATGTGTCCGGTGTGTCGACCGAGATCGTGGCGAAAGTGAAAGCGCAGCAAAACGCTCCGCAAATCGACCTGACCATCGTAGAAGGCGGCGAGCAGGAAAAAGGACGCCAGGAAGGCTTGTGGGATACAGTATCGGCCGCAGATATCCCGAACATGAAAAACGTGCCGGACGACCTCAAGATCAAAGACGACAGCGGCGTAGTCGTGAACTTCACGCCGATGGGGATTTCCTATAACAGCGAGCTGGTCAAAGAGAAGAACCTGCCTGTGCCAAAGTCCTGGAACGACCTGGCCAAGCCGGAAGTGAAGGGTAACATCACGATGACCGACGTGGCGAGCAACTTCGGCCGCTCCACGATGATCATGCTGGCTTATGCCAACGGCGGTTCGGAGAAAAACATCGAGCCTGGCTTTGAAAAGCTGGGGACTATCGCAGGGTACATGCCGACTTTTGCCAAGAGCGCGGCTCAGCTCCAGCAAAACCTGCAAAACAAGAGCGCTGCCTACACCACCTGGACGATGGCTCGCAGCCTGACCCAGAAGGAAACCGGATTGCCGATTGAATTCGTCTTCCCGGAAGAGGGCGGAAACATCGTGCCGAACGTCGCGACATTGGTCAAGGGAGCCAAACACCCGCAAGCGGCCAAGGCCTTTGTCGACTTCCTGCTGACGGATGACGTGCAAACCATGTATGCGACCAAGCTCTACTACAACCCGGCTACTCCTGTGAAGCTGCCTGACGACGTGGCGAAAACGCTGGAATTTGACCGCTCCAAAGTAGTGAACTTCGACTACGAGGTCCTGAGCAAGGAAACGTCGAACTGGTTGGATCGCTTCAATAAAGAAATCGCACCCAAGACTGGAAAGTAG
- a CDS encoding PLP-dependent aminotransferase family protein, producing the protein MLDISPHLEEGADALYLQLYRYFCAEIQSRRLPSGTRLPSVRALSQHLRVSKTTVETAYHQLLAEGYLESRERSGFYVVDVDWDSLAAFGGPTVRTKQGKVAAQPPAAGVRKQASCTIRYDFHQAQVDAEHFPFELWRKYSNQCMQRENRSVLYYGDRQGEPGLREEIARYLGQARGVQATAEQVVVGAGTQVIMTLIGLLFGLRGQAIAMEDPGYHGVRTVFQQLGFAIQPIPLEEDGIDVEALGRSDARLVYITPSHQDPTGIVMPYAKRLKLLQWANRTESYILEDDYDGEFRYHGRPIPSLQGLDKDGRVIYLGTFSKALLPTIRISYMVLPHSLLPAFHERLAEFDQTCSRVHQETLALFMKNGDWVRHIRKMRTLYRKKHEAMLRALQEQFGSGIHVTGQDAGMSVMVEVHSDSSSADLADIAKEAGIRVHPACHKWIDQARKGSPSFQFGFGGQSVEEIEAGLRLLKETWQPYLREGAK; encoded by the coding sequence GTGCTGGATATCAGTCCTCACCTGGAAGAAGGTGCCGACGCGCTTTATTTGCAATTATATCGATATTTTTGTGCAGAGATTCAGTCCAGACGCTTGCCGTCGGGGACGAGACTGCCATCGGTCCGGGCGCTCAGTCAGCATTTGCGGGTGAGCAAGACAACCGTGGAGACAGCGTACCATCAGCTGCTCGCGGAAGGGTATTTGGAGAGCCGGGAGCGAAGCGGCTTTTATGTGGTGGACGTGGACTGGGATAGTCTTGCCGCTTTCGGTGGCCCAACCGTGCGGACGAAGCAGGGAAAAGTCGCAGCGCAGCCGCCGGCAGCAGGTGTGCGGAAACAGGCTTCCTGCACGATTCGGTACGATTTCCATCAAGCGCAGGTCGATGCGGAGCATTTCCCTTTTGAGCTGTGGAGAAAGTACTCCAACCAGTGCATGCAGCGCGAAAACCGCAGTGTGCTCTACTACGGAGACCGTCAGGGGGAGCCCGGCCTGCGCGAGGAAATCGCCCGCTATCTAGGGCAAGCTCGGGGTGTGCAGGCAACAGCCGAGCAGGTGGTGGTCGGTGCGGGGACACAGGTCATCATGACCCTGATCGGCCTGTTGTTTGGACTCCGGGGGCAAGCAATCGCCATGGAAGACCCGGGATACCACGGGGTTCGCACCGTATTCCAGCAATTAGGTTTTGCGATTCAGCCGATTCCGCTCGAGGAAGATGGCATTGATGTAGAGGCACTGGGACGGAGCGATGCGCGGCTGGTCTATATTACGCCTTCTCATCAGGACCCGACCGGGATTGTGATGCCCTATGCGAAGCGGCTCAAGCTGCTGCAATGGGCGAACCGGACGGAAAGCTACATCCTGGAGGACGATTACGACGGGGAGTTCCGCTATCACGGGCGGCCCATTCCGTCGTTGCAAGGCTTGGATAAGGATGGACGAGTGATCTATCTGGGGACGTTTTCCAAGGCCCTACTGCCGACGATTCGAATCAGCTACATGGTGCTTCCGCATTCCTTGCTGCCGGCATTTCACGAGCGACTCGCCGAGTTTGACCAGACGTGTTCCCGGGTTCATCAGGAGACGCTGGCGCTGTTCATGAAAAATGGCGATTGGGTGAGGCACATTCGCAAGATGAGGACCTTGTACCGCAAGAAGCATGAAGCGATGCTTCGCGCCCTGCAGGAGCAATTCGGGAGCGGCATTCACGTCACGGGCCAGGATGCGGGAATGTCCGTGATGGTGGAAGTCCACAGCGATTCCAGCTCCGCGGATTTGGCGGACATCGCGAAAGAGGCGGGCATCCGCGTCCATCCGGCGTGCCACAAATGGATCGACCAGGCGCGGAAAGGATCGCCGTCTTTTCAGTTTGGCTTCGGCGGGCAGTCCGTCGAAGAGATCGAGGCTGGTCTCAGGCTGCTTAAGGAAACGTGGCAGCCTTATCTACGGGAGGGCGCTAAATGA
- a CDS encoding dipeptide ABC transporter ATP-binding protein produces the protein MSLEHQETKRPLLDVRGLKKYFPVKGPLGSLGGVKGYVKAVNDVSFHLYEGETLGIVGESGCGKSTMGRTILRLTDPTEGQALYKDEDIFQLSGKKMQPIRRDVQMVFQDPFSSLNPRKRIGQTLEEPLAIHSIGEKQERTERVMDIMNKVGLQLDHYYRYPHEFSGGQRQRIGLARALVAGPKIVISDEPVSALDVSIQSQIINLLQQLQEEYKLTYLFIAHDISVVRHISDRIGVMYLGQMVEQAPTPSLFATPLHPYTKALLSAVPIPHPSRKKERIVLRGEIPSPMNPPTGCVFHTRCPYVTDVCKTETPVKKEAAAGHMVACHLY, from the coding sequence ATGTCTCTTGAACACCAAGAAACCAAACGGCCGCTCCTGGATGTCCGAGGGCTGAAGAAATACTTTCCCGTCAAGGGCCCGCTCGGCAGCCTCGGCGGCGTCAAAGGATATGTAAAGGCGGTTAACGACGTATCCTTTCACCTTTACGAAGGGGAGACCCTCGGCATAGTAGGGGAATCCGGCTGCGGCAAAAGCACGATGGGACGAACGATCCTGCGTCTGACAGATCCCACGGAAGGTCAGGCGTTGTACAAGGATGAGGACATTTTTCAGCTGTCCGGCAAAAAAATGCAGCCGATCCGCAGGGATGTGCAAATGGTGTTTCAGGACCCCTTTTCATCGCTGAACCCGCGCAAGCGTATCGGGCAGACACTGGAAGAACCTTTGGCCATCCACTCTATCGGGGAAAAGCAGGAACGAACGGAACGGGTGATGGACATCATGAACAAGGTGGGGCTGCAGCTGGATCACTACTACCGTTATCCCCATGAATTTTCGGGAGGGCAAAGGCAGCGGATCGGTTTGGCGAGAGCTTTGGTGGCAGGGCCGAAGATCGTGATTTCCGATGAGCCCGTATCCGCGCTTGACGTATCGATCCAATCGCAAATCATCAACCTGCTGCAGCAGTTGCAGGAAGAGTATAAACTGACCTATCTGTTTATCGCCCATGACATCAGTGTGGTTCGTCACATTTCTGACCGGATCGGCGTCATGTATTTGGGACAAATGGTGGAGCAGGCCCCGACTCCCAGCCTGTTCGCCACTCCGCTGCACCCGTACACGAAGGCATTGTTGTCAGCTGTACCGATCCCCCATCCATCGCGGAAAAAAGAGCGGATCGTCCTGCGAGGCGAGATTCCGTCTCCCATGAATCCGCCGACGGGGTGCGTTTTTCATACGAGATGTCCGTATGTGACGGATGTATGCAAGACGGAGACGCCGGTAAAAAAGGAAGCAGCTGCCGGGCATATGGTGGCTTGTCATTTATATTGA
- a CDS encoding AzlC family ABC transporter permease: MKEENVYGREETTASLAYAPFVKGMKQIFPVAATGIVDRLVFGILARQAGLGVTEAMLFSLLVNAGSSQFAAVGLISQGIVGWPILVSTLLLNARHLLYGLSLGPTFRGTATWKLALMGGWLNDETYALTATNLAAGEKPSLSYFAGASAADYLIWNISTLAGALFGTIFTNTEAYGLDFAFVATFLGFLAVNLASSFHLKVAGCAAVVACIGYAIGGATIAIIAGTLTAVVIGAVSGER, encoded by the coding sequence ATGAAAGAAGAGAACGTGTATGGGAGAGAAGAGACAACAGCCAGCTTGGCTTACGCACCATTTGTAAAAGGAATGAAGCAAATCTTTCCCGTAGCAGCTACAGGAATCGTAGACAGGTTGGTGTTTGGCATCCTGGCGAGACAGGCGGGCCTGGGAGTGACGGAAGCCATGCTGTTTTCGCTGTTGGTCAATGCCGGCTCCTCCCAATTTGCAGCTGTCGGCCTCATCTCGCAAGGAATCGTGGGATGGCCGATCCTGGTCTCGACGCTGTTGCTCAATGCCCGCCATCTGCTGTACGGGCTGTCGCTCGGCCCCACCTTTCGGGGAACGGCGACGTGGAAGCTGGCCTTGATGGGAGGCTGGCTCAACGACGAGACGTACGCGCTGACGGCTACGAACCTGGCGGCAGGGGAAAAGCCGAGCCTGTCCTACTTTGCCGGGGCGAGTGCCGCTGATTACCTGATCTGGAATATCAGCACGCTTGCCGGCGCGTTGTTCGGGACCATCTTTACCAATACGGAAGCGTACGGGCTGGACTTTGCCTTCGTGGCGACCTTTCTCGGGTTTCTTGCGGTGAATCTGGCGTCGTCTTTTCATCTGAAAGTAGCGGGGTGTGCAGCTGTCGTAGCCTGCATCGGATACGCCATCGGAGGAGCGACGATCGCCATCATCGCGGGGACCTTGACTGCAGTGGTGATAGGGGCGGTGAGCGGTGAACGATAA
- a CDS encoding IclR family transcriptional regulator, producing the protein MDQVLSSVRNSCRLLKIFLDSPKELGVTELSKMLQLSKGAVHKLLSTLESEGFIRQNEKTKQYTLGYTLLELGTKVLKNHDIVDFSMPFLQRLVSRTSELVVLCVKDSKDAIYVAKVDSPHPIRFTVESFRRFPLYSTSAARVLLAYQPESFQDEILGETLKTYTPHSYTSVSELKQDLTMIKERGYEISSNRRNAGVTGIAAPIFDASGQVTASISVIGPSDRVLPQKEELLRETLATVQEMSAQLGYRSS; encoded by the coding sequence ATGGATCAAGTGCTGTCTTCTGTCCGCAACAGCTGCCGGCTGTTAAAAATTTTTCTCGATTCGCCAAAGGAGCTCGGGGTAACCGAACTGAGCAAAATGCTTCAGCTCTCAAAAGGGGCGGTGCACAAGCTGCTCTCCACCCTCGAGTCCGAAGGGTTCATCCGCCAAAATGAAAAAACCAAGCAGTACACGCTTGGCTACACGCTTTTGGAGCTGGGGACCAAAGTATTGAAAAACCACGATATCGTCGATTTCTCGATGCCGTTTTTGCAGCGCTTGGTGTCACGCACGAGCGAGCTGGTCGTTCTCTGCGTCAAGGACAGCAAGGACGCCATCTATGTGGCGAAGGTCGACTCGCCCCACCCGATTCGCTTTACGGTCGAGTCGTTTCGGCGCTTTCCGCTCTATTCGACGTCGGCAGCCCGCGTCTTGCTGGCTTATCAACCGGAGTCCTTCCAGGATGAGATACTCGGGGAGACGCTCAAGACGTACACGCCTCACTCCTACACCTCGGTGAGCGAACTGAAGCAAGATCTGACCATGATCAAAGAGCGCGGCTACGAGATCAGCTCCAATCGCCGCAATGCAGGAGTGACGGGGATCGCCGCCCCGATTTTCGACGCATCCGGCCAGGTGACCGCGTCCATCAGCGTCATCGGCCCTTCCGACCGCGTCCTGCCGCAGAAAGAAGAACTCTTGCGCGAGACGCTCGCGACTGTACAGGAAATGTCTGCACAGCTCGGGTATCGGTCATCCTGA
- a CDS encoding M20 family metallopeptidase gives MSIHTYLQDNMNSFLKLLEEAVNMDSPSRDKVLADRMAGWFAVQFQRLTGGAAELIPNPTYGDQVKCTLGSGDRQVLVIGHYDTVWLKGEAGKRPFAIREGKAYGPGVYDMKAGVLQAIYAMRALVQQDRLPKDKKIVLLLSSDEEIGSPTSRALVEEEASRSVACFVLEPPTEPIGALKTWRKGSAHFTLQVHGVSAHAGVDHQKGISAIEEMARQIQYLHALTDYELGTTVNVGLVQGGIGSNVVADFAEAQIDVRVVSMGEAGRIEQVIRGLQPFLAGTSVHVTGGIRRPPMERTEETGALFELAKTISFHELGFALEESGTGGVSDGNFAAACGVPTLDGLGSKGAFAHSPDEYIELGEIPVRAALLARLMEEV, from the coding sequence ATGTCCATTCACACGTATTTACAAGACAACATGAACAGCTTTTTGAAACTGCTGGAAGAGGCAGTCAACATGGATTCCCCATCGCGGGACAAGGTTCTGGCGGACCGGATGGCTGGGTGGTTTGCCGTCCAGTTTCAGCGATTGACGGGAGGGGCCGCTGAGCTGATTCCCAATCCGACCTACGGCGATCAGGTGAAATGCACGCTCGGAAGCGGAGATCGGCAGGTGCTGGTGATCGGGCACTACGATACCGTATGGCTGAAGGGAGAAGCCGGCAAAAGGCCCTTTGCCATCCGGGAAGGGAAAGCTTACGGCCCCGGCGTCTACGATATGAAGGCAGGGGTGCTGCAAGCGATATATGCGATGCGAGCCCTGGTGCAGCAGGATCGGCTGCCAAAGGATAAAAAAATCGTCCTGCTCCTCAGCAGCGATGAGGAAATCGGCAGCCCGACATCGCGCGCGCTGGTGGAAGAGGAGGCTTCCCGCTCGGTGGCGTGCTTTGTTCTGGAGCCTCCGACGGAGCCCATTGGCGCCCTCAAGACATGGCGAAAAGGGAGCGCTCATTTTACCTTGCAGGTCCATGGCGTCTCGGCTCATGCCGGCGTCGATCACCAAAAAGGAATCTCGGCGATCGAAGAGATGGCCAGACAGATTCAGTATTTGCACGCGCTCACAGATTACGAGCTGGGAACGACCGTCAATGTCGGTCTGGTCCAGGGCGGAATCGGCTCGAATGTGGTCGCGGATTTTGCGGAGGCGCAAATCGACGTGCGCGTCGTTTCCATGGGGGAAGCGGGGCGGATCGAACAGGTGATCCGCGGGCTGCAGCCGTTTTTGGCGGGAACGAGCGTACACGTGACGGGAGGGATACGGCGTCCTCCGATGGAGCGGACAGAAGAGACTGGCGCATTGTTTGAGCTGGCGAAGACGATCAGTTTCCACGAGCTGGGCTTCGCGCTTGAGGAATCGGGGACAGGAGGGGTAAGCGACGGGAACTTCGCAGCCGCCTGCGGTGTCCCGACGCTGGACGGACTGGGCTCCAAGGGCGCGTTTGCCCACTCGCCGGACGAATATATCGAACTGGGTGAAATACCGGTCCGCGCCGCACTGCTGGCGCGACTGATGGAAGAAGTATAG